In Verrucomicrobiota bacterium, a single window of DNA contains:
- a CDS encoding endo-1,3-alpha-glucanase family glycosylhydrolase — MKTANHLLTVLLLAPLAPLHAADAPPKRPLLLANYYCWYHNGQHPKRPFLHWTYPSSATNALARKEQKPGEPPPNSVLRPLVGLYDSADPKIAEWHVQLAKAAGIDAFLVDWWDTHNALDQNVERGIVAAAGKHGFKFALLDERAQFHHKFEDYQAMLTRTLKRYKDHPSYLRIDGRPVVYLYQVATKPGLTAAEFPLLKKHVEGEVGSVYWIVDKIAHDAKAANTGDLAREKRIPAEWLATPGVDSFAFYSTFSNFRAHNYDALAGKYRYLTKLAHDAGKKMLLPVHPGHDNSYFRDDPYVMPRRDGQTLRDFLRAATDAGADFIMVTSWNEWPESTVVEPSSTWPDPYLYLKILAEWKGVSFTLPSWIKPDK; from the coding sequence ATGAAAACAGCCAATCATCTCCTCACCGTCCTGCTGCTCGCACCGCTGGCCCCACTCCACGCCGCCGATGCTCCGCCAAAGCGTCCGCTCCTGCTGGCGAATTACTATTGCTGGTATCACAACGGTCAGCACCCGAAGCGGCCGTTCCTGCACTGGACGTATCCATCGTCCGCGACCAACGCGCTGGCGAGGAAGGAGCAGAAACCCGGCGAACCACCCCCGAATAGCGTCCTTCGTCCGCTGGTCGGCCTCTACGACAGTGCCGATCCAAAGATCGCCGAATGGCACGTGCAATTGGCGAAGGCGGCGGGCATTGATGCGTTCCTCGTGGACTGGTGGGACACGCACAACGCCCTCGATCAAAACGTGGAGCGCGGCATCGTCGCCGCGGCGGGCAAGCACGGATTCAAATTCGCCCTGCTCGATGAAAGGGCACAGTTCCACCACAAGTTTGAGGACTACCAGGCCATGCTGACGAGAACCCTGAAACGCTACAAGGATCATCCCTCCTACCTGCGGATTGATGGACGTCCAGTGGTGTATCTCTACCAAGTGGCGACGAAACCGGGCCTGACCGCTGCGGAGTTTCCGCTGCTGAAGAAACACGTCGAGGGTGAAGTCGGCTCAGTCTATTGGATCGTGGACAAAATCGCCCACGACGCCAAAGCGGCCAACACCGGCGACCTTGCCCGTGAAAAGCGCATTCCTGCCGAATGGCTCGCTACGCCAGGTGTGGACAGCTTCGCGTTCTACAGCACGTTCTCGAACTTCCGTGCGCACAACTACGATGCTCTCGCCGGCAAATACCGCTACCTGACCAAGCTCGCCCACGATGCGGGAAAGAAGATGCTCCTGCCCGTCCATCCCGGCCACGACAACTCCTACTTCCGCGACGATCCCTACGTGATGCCGCGCCGGGATGGGCAGACCCTGCGCGACTTCCTGCGTGCCGCCACTGACGCCGGCGCCGATTTTATCATGGTCACCAGTTGGAACGAATGGCCCGAGTCCACGGTCGTCGAACCGTCTTCCACCTGGCCAGACCCATATCTTTACCTGAAGATCCTGGCCGAATGGAAAGGCGTGTCATTCACCCTACCGTCATGGATCAAGCCTGACAAATAA
- a CDS encoding family 43 glycosylhydrolase, whose protein sequence is MKQVSSILNLLRVRWLQVSREGRWTVAERIFQLPSVELKDTPSGLSNFMKPTLALLTALLLAPLAALHAAQFYVATNGVNTNPGTLERPFRTIQKAASITGPGDTVLIRAGTYREPVAPSRSGEAGRPITFRNYEGEEVTLSGAEIVPADAWSRGSNKLFQAAVPMPLGNDNQLFFNGQMMIEARFPNASLDVSRPAKLAAQSGSCVGTRDKAIGTITNAALNQPPGYWTGASLHIALGKVWIFETLKVAASGPGWIQFPFHEGTDYQPREGNPFHLTGKLSELDAPGEWFYDPASRRLHFHPPADADPAQHRVEFKARQFAFDLRGRSHIALSGLKLFAATIVMDKDSGHLDLNGLDCRYLSHFSELVRWKTGLTNSGIILNGQSNVLRNSLLAYSAGNGVALIGVGHTISNNVIHDIDYTGGIGAGINTGGGCRGAVISHNTIYDVGHRMIDMGKLRAGLLEYNDLSHGGLQVTDFGGVYAASTDGENTRICYNRIHDTDGPSSGLARPNNSKGIYLDNGSSNYIVDHNVTWNVDRALVLNSREGKGETNRNNLILNNTLSGTSWSYGWKHCPSPETVVANNIFLARAEPGVGATVKSNLFPGTDPRFVPGSRFELRADSPARRAGVVRAPYALGTAGQPPDLGAFPYGVKPWTAGSTSWDANKRTAQNPSPSKDRMMYADTTRRGKPWSKNPFVLRLGGRYLMYSSILPVPGSDARESEITESRDLIHWKNVGVIRVQEPYERNGISAPCGLVKDGQVHLFYQTYGNGTNDAICHAVSDDGITGFKRNPSNPIFRPDGAWNCGRAIDAEVFFHDGKYLMYYATRDPGYKVQMQGVAAAPANTTFSRNEWTHLSKDGPILKPELPWEGECIEAASIIRRNGQLYMFYAGSYDNTPQQIGVATSKDGVKWTRLFNEPFLRNGRPGEWNSSESGHPGIFDDGARSFLFFQGNPDKGNTWWLSNVEVFWNAKGPFLESGQSSPRNP, encoded by the coding sequence ATGAAGCAAGTTTCCTCCATTCTGAACCTCCTTCGCGTGCGCTGGCTTCAGGTGTCGCGCGAAGGGCGGTGGACCGTTGCCGAACGCATTTTCCAGTTGCCCTCGGTCGAACTGAAAGACACCCCCTCGGGTTTATCGAATTTCATGAAACCCACTCTTGCCCTCCTCACCGCCCTGCTGCTCGCGCCGCTGGCCGCACTGCACGCCGCCCAGTTCTACGTCGCAACCAACGGCGTGAACACCAATCCCGGCACGCTGGAGCGGCCTTTCAGGACCATTCAGAAGGCGGCCTCGATTACCGGGCCGGGCGACACCGTTCTTATCCGTGCCGGCACCTATCGGGAGCCGGTTGCGCCCTCGCGTTCGGGCGAGGCCGGACGCCCGATTACCTTTCGGAATTACGAGGGCGAAGAGGTGACCTTAAGCGGCGCGGAGATCGTGCCGGCCGATGCTTGGAGCCGGGGCAGCAACAAGCTCTTCCAGGCGGCCGTGCCCATGCCCCTCGGAAACGATAACCAGTTGTTTTTCAATGGCCAGATGATGATCGAAGCGCGGTTCCCGAACGCTTCCCTGGATGTTTCGCGCCCCGCCAAACTAGCCGCGCAGTCCGGCTCCTGCGTCGGCACACGCGACAAAGCGATCGGCACCATCACCAATGCAGCGCTGAATCAGCCACCCGGATACTGGACCGGCGCCTCCTTGCACATTGCCTTGGGAAAGGTTTGGATTTTTGAAACCCTCAAGGTTGCCGCTTCGGGGCCCGGCTGGATTCAATTTCCATTCCACGAAGGCACGGATTATCAGCCGCGCGAGGGGAATCCGTTCCATCTCACTGGAAAGCTTTCCGAACTGGATGCGCCGGGCGAATGGTTTTACGACCCGGCCAGCCGGAGATTGCATTTCCACCCGCCCGCGGATGCAGACCCGGCGCAGCATCGCGTCGAGTTCAAAGCGCGCCAGTTCGCCTTCGATTTGCGCGGGAGATCGCATATTGCTTTGAGCGGACTCAAGCTGTTTGCCGCCACGATTGTCATGGACAAGGACAGTGGCCACCTCGACCTGAACGGACTGGATTGCCGCTATCTTTCGCACTTTTCCGAACTGGTGCGATGGAAAACGGGCCTGACCAATTCCGGCATCATCCTCAACGGCCAATCAAACGTCCTTCGCAACAGTCTGTTGGCTTATAGCGCCGGAAACGGCGTCGCCCTGATTGGGGTTGGCCACACCATTTCCAACAATGTTATTCATGATATTGACTACACCGGAGGCATCGGCGCTGGAATCAATACCGGCGGTGGCTGCCGCGGCGCGGTCATTTCGCACAACACAATTTACGACGTCGGCCACCGGATGATTGACATGGGGAAGCTCCGTGCAGGCTTGCTTGAATACAACGACCTGTCCCACGGCGGCCTGCAAGTGACCGATTTTGGCGGTGTCTATGCCGCCTCGACCGATGGCGAGAACACCCGCATCTGTTACAACCGGATTCACGACACCGACGGCCCCAGCAGCGGACTGGCGCGGCCCAACAATTCCAAGGGGATCTACCTGGACAACGGAAGCTCCAACTACATCGTGGACCACAACGTCACTTGGAACGTGGATCGCGCGCTCGTGCTGAACTCGCGCGAAGGCAAGGGAGAGACTAACCGGAACAACTTGATCCTGAACAATACCCTTTCCGGAACAAGCTGGAGCTACGGCTGGAAACACTGCCCTTCGCCGGAGACAGTGGTTGCCAACAACATCTTCCTGGCCCGTGCCGAGCCGGGCGTGGGCGCAACCGTCAAAAGCAACCTGTTTCCGGGCACCGATCCCCGTTTTGTGCCCGGCTCGCGGTTTGAGCTGCGGGCCGATTCCCCCGCCCGCCGCGCCGGTGTGGTGCGTGCCCCTTACGCCTTGGGCACAGCCGGCCAGCCACCCGACCTCGGGGCCTTTCCGTATGGCGTGAAACCGTGGACAGCGGGTTCGACATCGTGGGATGCAAACAAGCGAACCGCCCAAAACCCCTCTCCCTCGAAGGACCGTATGATGTATGCCGACACCACGCGGCGGGGCAAGCCGTGGTCGAAGAATCCATTCGTGCTCCGCCTGGGTGGGCGGTATCTGATGTATTCCTCGATTCTGCCGGTACCAGGCAGCGATGCGCGCGAAAGCGAGATCACCGAAAGCCGCGATCTGATTCATTGGAAGAACGTGGGCGTGATCCGCGTGCAGGAGCCCTACGAAAGGAATGGCATCAGCGCCCCGTGCGGCCTGGTGAAGGATGGCCAGGTGCATTTGTTCTATCAGACCTACGGCAATGGCACGAACGACGCCATCTGCCACGCGGTCTCGGACGATGGCATCACCGGTTTCAAACGCAACCCGAGTAATCCCATCTTCCGCCCGGACGGTGCGTGGAATTGCGGTCGGGCCATTGACGCGGAAGTGTTCTTTCACGACGGCAAGTATCTGATGTATTACGCCACGCGCGATCCCGGCTACAAAGTCCAGATGCAGGGCGTGGCGGCCGCGCCCGCGAACACCACGTTCAGCCGCAACGAGTGGACGCACCTTTCCAAGGACGGTCCCATCCTGAAACCCGAATTGCCGTGGGAAGGCGAGTGCATCGAGGCCGCCTCGATCATTCGCCGCAATGGACAACTCTACATGTTCTACGCCGGCTCCTACGACAACACGCCGCAACAAATTGGCGTCGCCACCAGCAAGGACGGCGTGAAGTGGACGCGGTTGTTCAACGAGCCGTTCCTGCGCAACGGACGGCCCGGCGAGTGGAATTCCAGCGAATCAGGCCATCCCGGCATCTTCGACGACGGCGCTCGCAGCTTCCTCTTTTTCCAGGGCAACCCGGACAAGGGAAACACCTGGTGGTTGTCCAACGTGGAAGTGTTCTGGAATGCGAAAGGACCATTCCTCGAGAGTGGACAGAGTTCTCCGCGTAACCCTTAA